The following proteins are encoded in a genomic region of Sorangiineae bacterium MSr12523:
- a CDS encoding M12 family metallopeptidase, whose product MRNAIMGAFLLGLCLMSASCAADGSAPSNDGPAAPETARGPLQSGYFPVGRNGVVQKVTYAVVDGERIFEGDIILDHTEAAGGLHVQGLDPQGVAISGSSRRWPNKVIPYAIDSGLSNTARVSDAIAHWENKTELTFVKRTSSNASKYPDYVVFRSSSGCSSTVGRKGGVQYVNLGSGCSTGNTIHEIGHAVGLWHEQSREDRDNFVTIHWDNIEEGMEHNFDKHVSDGDDINGYDYGSIMHYGETAFSKNGEPTITTKNGADVGQRSALSSGDLSAVAKLYP is encoded by the coding sequence ATGCGTAACGCGATCATGGGGGCCTTTCTGCTCGGGCTGTGCCTGATGAGTGCATCGTGCGCCGCGGATGGATCCGCGCCGTCGAACGATGGACCCGCCGCGCCGGAAACGGCACGGGGGCCGCTGCAAAGCGGCTACTTTCCAGTTGGACGAAACGGCGTCGTTCAAAAGGTGACATACGCCGTCGTCGACGGAGAGAGAATTTTCGAGGGAGATATCATTCTGGATCATACGGAGGCCGCGGGCGGGTTGCATGTGCAAGGACTCGATCCGCAGGGTGTGGCCATCTCGGGCAGCTCGCGGCGCTGGCCGAACAAGGTGATCCCGTACGCGATCGATTCGGGCCTCTCCAATACCGCGCGCGTGTCCGATGCCATTGCGCATTGGGAGAACAAGACGGAGCTCACCTTCGTGAAGCGAACGAGCTCCAATGCCAGCAAGTATCCCGATTATGTCGTTTTCCGCAGCAGCAGCGGGTGTAGCTCCACAGTCGGCCGAAAGGGCGGCGTTCAGTACGTGAACCTCGGGAGCGGCTGCAGCACGGGCAACACCATCCACGAGATTGGCCACGCCGTGGGTCTATGGCACGAGCAATCGCGCGAGGACCGCGACAACTTCGTGACCATCCACTGGGACAACATCGAGGAGGGGATGGAGCACAATTTCGATAAGCACGTCTCCGACGGCGACGATATCAATGGCTACGACTACGGCTCGATCATGCACTACGGCGAGACCGCGTTCTCGAAGAACGGGGAGCCCACCATCACGACGAAAAACGGCGCCGACGTCGGCCAACGCAGCGCCCTGAGCTCCGGCGACCTCTCCGCCGTCGCGAAGTTGTACCCGTAG
- a CDS encoding transglutaminase family protein has protein sequence MIREYVVVHETRYRYDQPVGLSRQIVHLAPRETSYQVCRAHTLTVTPEPEILAIGHDAFGNPSTSLCIEADHAELSVVAESWVGLTERIYPDDEDTPPWDEVRARLSYHARQRPHPADLEAARFLFESRRVRNKRELAAWTSACFPPGAPLLTGVRALMNRIHDEFTFDPKATTVSTPVMDVFALRRGVCQDFAHLMLSCLRSMGLAARYVSGYVLTRPPPGRPRMVGADASHAWVSVYCPDVGWVDADPTNAVFPSLEHITLGWGRDYDDVIPLRGVLLGGGEHALDIAVTVAPRADFQAIFGRPPPVATVAGRT, from the coding sequence GTGATCCGCGAGTACGTCGTCGTCCACGAAACGCGTTACCGGTACGATCAGCCCGTGGGGCTCTCGCGCCAGATCGTCCATTTGGCCCCGCGCGAGACCTCGTACCAAGTTTGCCGCGCGCACACGCTCACGGTCACCCCGGAGCCGGAAATCCTGGCCATCGGGCATGACGCGTTCGGCAACCCCTCCACCTCGCTCTGCATCGAGGCCGACCATGCGGAGCTCTCGGTGGTCGCGGAGTCGTGGGTGGGGCTCACCGAGCGCATCTACCCGGACGACGAGGACACGCCGCCTTGGGACGAGGTCCGTGCCCGGCTTTCCTACCATGCCCGTCAACGCCCGCACCCGGCCGATCTGGAGGCGGCGCGCTTTCTCTTCGAATCGCGCCGCGTGCGCAACAAGCGCGAGCTCGCCGCCTGGACCAGCGCCTGTTTCCCGCCCGGCGCACCGCTTCTCACGGGTGTCCGGGCGCTGATGAACCGGATCCACGACGAGTTCACCTTCGACCCGAAGGCGACGACGGTTTCGACCCCCGTCATGGACGTGTTCGCCCTTCGCCGCGGCGTCTGCCAGGACTTCGCCCATTTGATGCTCTCGTGCCTGCGCTCGATGGGCCTCGCGGCGCGCTACGTCAGTGGCTACGTTCTCACCCGACCGCCGCCCGGGCGGCCGCGCATGGTCGGCGCCGACGCCTCGCATGCCTGGGTCTCCGTGTATTGCCCCGACGTGGGTTGGGTCGATGCCGATCCGACCAACGCGGTGTTCCCTTCGCTCGAGCACATCACGCTCGGCTGGGGTCGCGATTACGACGACGTCATTCCGCTCCGGGGCGTTCTCCTCGGGGGCGGAGAACATGCCCTGGACATTGCGGTGACCGTTGCACCGCGAGCGGACTTTCAAGCGATTTTCGGGCGCCCTCCCCCCGTTGCCACCGTCGCCGGTCGGACCTAG
- a CDS encoding dihydrodipicolinate synthase family protein: MWKGVISAITTPFNADLTIDHGALADHCRWLAEHGVVGIVPVGSLGESSTLSHAEKRQVLETCVGAVGERVPVLPRISALGTPEAIAMAKHARAVGCRGLMVTPPYDHGNDWREIRAHVSAVMGATDLPCMLYNHRPPHRVEFRPEHIAELAAEFPHLEALKEPVIDASRIGAIRDLLGPRLEIVVCVEDTIVEAVRAGASGWIACLVNAFPAESVALYRYAQERRERETSELYSWFAPLLRMDTLPKFVQLIKLTQERVGRGTSRVRPPRLPLEGDELREALATIENALATRPRLAV, from the coding sequence GTGTGGAAAGGCGTCATCTCGGCCATCACCACACCGTTCAATGCCGATTTGACGATCGATCACGGTGCGCTTGCCGATCATTGCCGCTGGCTCGCGGAGCACGGCGTCGTTGGCATCGTGCCCGTGGGCTCTTTGGGCGAGTCGTCGACCTTGTCGCACGCGGAAAAGCGCCAGGTGCTCGAGACGTGTGTCGGTGCCGTCGGCGAACGTGTACCGGTTCTGCCCAGAATTTCGGCACTTGGTACACCCGAGGCCATCGCGATGGCCAAGCATGCGCGCGCCGTGGGATGCCGCGGGTTGATGGTGACCCCGCCCTACGACCACGGGAACGATTGGCGCGAGATCCGCGCCCACGTCTCCGCCGTGATGGGTGCCACCGATCTGCCGTGCATGCTTTACAACCACCGCCCCCCGCATCGGGTCGAGTTCCGGCCCGAGCACATTGCGGAGCTGGCCGCGGAGTTCCCACATCTGGAAGCCCTCAAGGAGCCGGTCATCGATGCCTCGCGCATTGGTGCCATCCGGGATTTGCTCGGGCCCCGACTCGAGATTGTCGTCTGTGTGGAGGACACCATCGTCGAAGCCGTCCGTGCGGGTGCCAGTGGATGGATCGCCTGCCTGGTCAATGCCTTCCCCGCCGAGTCGGTCGCGCTCTATCGTTACGCGCAGGAGCGCCGCGAGCGGGAAACGTCGGAGCTTTACAGCTGGTTCGCTCCGCTGTTGCGGATGGATACGCTTCCCAAGTTCGTTCAGCTCATCAAACTGACGCAGGAGCGCGTCGGCCGCGGCACCTCCCGCGTGCGGCCTCCCCGGCTTCCCCTCGAGGGCGACGAACTTCGCGAGGCGCTCGCCACGATTGAAAACGCCCTCGCCACGCGCCCTCGCCTCGCCGTGTAA
- a CDS encoding MarR family transcriptional regulator, translating to MAKVDRDVEELNEAVHALLLRMHVARLDLWSEKLAGIGYLDLHALSFAEEKPDHTLAEMREFLQVPQSTLTSIIDRLEKRDLLRRAIHPTDKRSYRIELTDKGVELQQEHHRVERMIMRRILDALPNGDDRGAFIKLFRKIASKV from the coding sequence ATGGCCAAAGTCGATCGCGACGTCGAAGAGCTGAACGAGGCCGTGCATGCGCTGCTTCTGCGCATGCACGTGGCGCGTTTGGACCTGTGGTCCGAAAAGCTCGCCGGCATTGGCTACCTCGACTTGCACGCACTGTCCTTCGCCGAGGAAAAACCCGACCACACCTTGGCCGAGATGCGGGAGTTTCTCCAGGTCCCGCAAAGCACCCTCACGAGCATCATCGACCGGCTCGAAAAGCGGGACCTGCTGCGCCGGGCCATCCACCCGACGGACAAGAGGTCCTACCGCATCGAGCTCACCGACAAAGGCGTGGAGCTCCAGCAGGAGCACCATCGTGTCGAGCGCATGATCATGCGCCGCATCCTGGACGCGCTGCCCAACGGGGACGATCGCGGCGCGTTCATCAAGTTGTTTCGCAAGATCGCGAGCAAAGTCTGA
- a CDS encoding VOC family protein has translation MIRIREIDHLVVRVVDLDASLRFYCDVLGCRIERRQDEIGLIQLRAGTSMVDLVPLDGKLGRAGGAPPGEEGRNIDHFCFRIDPWDEKGIVKHLATFGIDAGEVAPRFGAEGEGPSIYVRDPDGNVVELKGPPYRK, from the coding sequence ATGATTCGGATCCGAGAAATCGATCACCTCGTCGTGCGCGTCGTCGACCTGGACGCGTCGTTGCGTTTCTACTGCGACGTGCTCGGCTGTCGCATCGAACGGCGGCAGGACGAAATCGGTCTCATCCAGCTCCGCGCCGGCACCTCCATGGTCGATCTCGTGCCGCTCGACGGAAAGCTCGGTCGCGCCGGCGGTGCGCCGCCCGGCGAGGAAGGGCGCAACATCGACCATTTCTGCTTCCGCATCGATCCCTGGGACGAAAAGGGCATCGTGAAGCACCTGGCCACGTTCGGCATCGATGCCGGCGAGGTCGCGCCCCGCTTCGGCGCCGAGGGCGAAGGTCCCTCGATCTACGTGCGCGATCCCGACGGCAACGTCGTCGAGCTCAAAGGCCCTCCCTATCGCAAGTGA
- a CDS encoding CoA-binding protein yields the protein MHPMVIDDPQGIEELLARTHRIAVLGIKTEAQANQPAFYVPQYMLNAGFDVIPVPVYYPDAKIILGRPVFRRVADVPPPVDMVNVFRRPEDLMPHLDDILAAKPASVWLQQGIRHDAFAERLAESGITVVQDRCLMVEARMRGTRLRR from the coding sequence ATGCATCCGATGGTCATCGACGATCCGCAGGGGATCGAAGAGCTGCTCGCACGCACGCACCGCATCGCGGTGCTCGGCATCAAGACGGAAGCGCAGGCCAATCAGCCAGCTTTTTACGTGCCGCAGTACATGCTGAACGCGGGCTTCGACGTCATACCCGTCCCCGTTTATTACCCGGATGCAAAGATCATCCTTGGCCGCCCCGTCTTCCGCCGTGTTGCGGATGTGCCGCCACCGGTCGACATGGTGAACGTCTTCCGCCGCCCGGAAGATCTGATGCCCCATCTCGACGACATCCTCGCTGCCAAGCCCGCAAGCGTGTGGCTCCAACAAGGCATCCGCCACGATGCTTTCGCCGAGCGCCTCGCGGAGAGCGGAATCACCGTCGTGCAGGATCGCTGCCTGATGGTGGAGGCCAGGATGCGCGGGACGCGGCTGCGCCGATGA
- a CDS encoding amidase, which produces MDDVLDASALEQVELLRDGKVSSEELVRGYLKRIERLDPKINAFVSVQARRAIASARWKDWLLRRNGRRDLPVFHGVPIGIKDLNIVRGTVTRWGSRGSLPVVLPVDDYTVQPLRRAGFVFLGKLATSEIGAMPVTEPDIHPPTRNPWSLDHSAGGSSGGSGAALAAGMLPVAQGSDGGGSIRIPSAFCHLVGLKPSRGRLRNAFGAPDERILYTSGPMAHTVDDVAAMLDVMSEVSFGRPHWAPPPPRPFAELARERPSGLQIRVLTRTPLADTHPEIVAAVERIAKELQALGHHVEPGPQLEGTVEEFAPLWQTLVSTFPFARWKNTQPITRWLVESSRKHPRTAMKELHASLDARWRPTLESVDLWLTPTVPQPAPRVGAFRDLPPEQAFAAAAQIAGYTAIFNLTGLPAISLPIGLTQDGRPIGLQIAGRMFSEGLLLAVARQIEERFPWRHRRAPALS; this is translated from the coding sequence ATGGATGACGTTCTGGATGCGAGCGCGCTCGAGCAAGTCGAACTCCTTCGAGACGGCAAGGTCTCCAGCGAGGAACTGGTCCGCGGCTATTTGAAACGGATCGAGCGGCTCGATCCGAAGATCAACGCCTTCGTCAGCGTCCAGGCGCGCCGCGCGATCGCATCCGCGCGGTGGAAAGATTGGCTCCTGCGCCGCAATGGCCGGCGCGATCTGCCCGTCTTTCACGGCGTGCCCATCGGCATCAAAGATTTGAACATCGTGCGGGGCACGGTCACGCGATGGGGCTCGCGTGGATCGCTGCCCGTGGTGCTTCCCGTGGACGACTACACCGTGCAGCCGCTACGGCGCGCGGGGTTCGTCTTCCTGGGCAAGCTGGCCACCTCGGAAATCGGTGCCATGCCGGTCACCGAGCCGGATATCCACCCGCCCACGCGCAATCCCTGGTCACTCGACCACAGCGCCGGCGGCTCCAGCGGCGGATCGGGCGCGGCCCTCGCCGCGGGCATGCTCCCCGTCGCACAAGGTTCGGACGGCGGGGGCTCCATTCGTATCCCCTCGGCCTTTTGCCATCTGGTGGGGCTCAAACCGTCGCGCGGGCGTTTGCGCAACGCGTTCGGCGCCCCCGATGAGCGGATCCTGTACACCTCCGGGCCCATGGCCCACACCGTGGACGACGTCGCCGCGATGCTCGACGTGATGTCCGAGGTCTCCTTCGGACGCCCGCATTGGGCGCCTCCCCCACCGCGTCCCTTCGCGGAGCTCGCGCGCGAGCGCCCGTCGGGGCTGCAGATCCGCGTGCTCACGCGCACGCCCCTCGCCGACACGCACCCCGAGATCGTCGCCGCGGTCGAACGCATTGCCAAAGAACTCCAGGCCCTCGGCCACCACGTCGAGCCCGGCCCCCAACTCGAGGGCACGGTGGAGGAGTTCGCGCCGCTCTGGCAAACCTTGGTCAGCACCTTTCCGTTCGCGCGATGGAAGAACACGCAGCCCATCACGCGATGGCTCGTCGAGTCGAGTCGAAAGCACCCGCGCACCGCCATGAAGGAGCTTCACGCCTCCCTCGACGCGCGCTGGCGCCCCACGCTCGAGAGCGTGGATCTCTGGCTCACGCCCACCGTGCCACAGCCCGCCCCGCGCGTCGGTGCCTTCCGCGATCTGCCGCCCGAGCAGGCCTTCGCCGCCGCCGCCCAAATCGCCGGCTACACGGCGATCTTCAACCTGACGGGGCTACCCGCGATCAGCCTTCCCATCGGCCTCACGCAAGATGGGCGCCCCATCGGCCTTCAGATCGCCGGCCGCATGTTCTCCGAGGGCCTGCTGCTCGCCGTCGCCCGCCAGATCGAAGAACGCTTCCCCTGGCGCCACCGCCGAGCCCCGGCGCTTTCCTGA
- a CDS encoding winged helix DNA-binding domain-containing protein, whose amino-acid sequence MPAARMKVLGPRALNRALLDRQMLLERHAITASKAIERLAGMQAQSPYAPYFGLWTRLAGFRPDALSVLIEKRRAVRIALMRSTVHLVTARDCLAFRPVVAAVQERALSVGTTYGRDIAGIDERELVATARSLLEQQPRTLAELGELLRARWPKYDAHALAYAVRLLVPLIQVPPRGVWGKGGQALSTTAESWLARSFDSASSEPDAMILRYLAAFGPASVRDAQIWSGLTKLQDAFERLRPRLRVFHDEAGRELFDLPDAPRPDPEIPAPPRFLPEYDNLLLSHAVRTHLIAEEHRPHVYVANGMRPAVLVDGMVSATWKLTQTRRRASLAIGPFVRLSKKDQAALEREGKALLAFAAPDTEHDVRFTEV is encoded by the coding sequence ATGCCCGCGGCGCGAATGAAAGTGCTCGGTCCACGCGCCTTGAACCGCGCCCTCCTCGATCGACAAATGCTGCTCGAACGCCACGCGATCACCGCCTCGAAGGCGATCGAGCGGCTCGCCGGCATGCAGGCGCAGTCGCCGTACGCGCCCTATTTCGGCTTGTGGACCCGCCTGGCCGGCTTTCGCCCCGACGCTTTGTCGGTGCTGATCGAAAAGCGCCGCGCCGTGCGCATCGCCCTCATGCGTTCCACGGTGCACCTGGTCACCGCGCGCGATTGCCTCGCGTTCCGGCCCGTCGTGGCCGCCGTGCAGGAGCGCGCGCTCAGCGTCGGCACGACGTACGGCCGCGACATTGCGGGCATCGACGAGCGCGAGCTCGTGGCCACCGCGCGATCCTTGCTCGAGCAACAACCGCGCACCTTGGCGGAATTGGGCGAGCTTTTGCGCGCGCGCTGGCCGAAGTACGACGCCCACGCGCTCGCCTACGCCGTTCGCCTGCTCGTGCCGCTCATTCAGGTGCCGCCGCGCGGCGTCTGGGGAAAGGGCGGGCAGGCCCTGAGCACGACGGCCGAGTCGTGGCTCGCCCGCAGCTTCGACAGCGCATCCTCCGAGCCCGACGCGATGATTCTGCGTTATCTTGCCGCCTTCGGGCCCGCCAGCGTGCGCGATGCCCAGATCTGGTCGGGGCTCACCAAGCTGCAGGACGCCTTCGAGCGGCTGCGCCCGCGACTGCGCGTCTTCCATGACGAGGCAGGTCGCGAGCTGTTCGACCTTCCCGACGCGCCTCGGCCGGATCCCGAGATCCCTGCCCCGCCGCGCTTTTTGCCGGAGTACGACAATTTGCTCTTGTCGCACGCGGTTCGCACGCATCTCATCGCCGAAGAACACCGCCCGCACGTCTACGTGGCCAACGGCATGCGCCCCGCGGTCCTCGTCGACGGCATGGTGAGCGCGACCTGGAAGCTCACCCAAACGCGCCGCCGCGCCTCGCTGGCCATCGGGCCCTTCGTGCGGCTCTCCAAAAAGGACCAAGCCGCCCTCGAACGCGAAGGTAAGGCCTTACTCGCCTTCGCCGCCCCAGACACCGAACACGACGTCCGATTCACGGAGGTGTAG
- a CDS encoding O-methyltransferase — MTNDSWAVVDDYIANALIPADDALEATLEASVAAGLPAIQVSPAQGKFLHLLARIAGAKSILEIGTLGGYSTIWLARALPPNGRLVTLEADPKHAEVARANFARAGLDKVIDLRLGLALETLPKIAAENRGPFDLVFIDADKTNNVGYFDWALKLARSGSIIVVDNVVRHGAVVDASSKDAAVRGVRRLYERLSNEKRVNATALQTVGVKGYDGFVLAVVE; from the coding sequence ATGACGAACGACTCGTGGGCTGTGGTGGATGACTACATCGCGAACGCGCTCATTCCTGCGGATGACGCGCTCGAGGCCACGCTCGAAGCAAGTGTTGCGGCCGGTTTGCCGGCGATCCAGGTCTCGCCGGCACAAGGTAAGTTTCTGCATCTCCTCGCACGCATCGCGGGGGCGAAGTCCATCTTGGAAATTGGCACGCTCGGCGGGTACAGCACGATCTGGCTCGCGCGTGCGCTTCCCCCGAATGGGCGCCTCGTCACGTTGGAGGCGGATCCGAAGCATGCCGAGGTGGCTCGCGCGAATTTTGCACGCGCCGGCCTCGACAAGGTCATCGACCTGCGGCTTGGGCTGGCGTTGGAAACATTGCCGAAAATCGCGGCCGAGAACCGCGGCCCGTTCGATCTGGTGTTCATCGACGCCGACAAGACGAACAACGTGGGCTACTTCGACTGGGCGCTCAAGCTCGCCCGCAGCGGCAGCATCATCGTGGTCGACAACGTGGTGCGCCACGGCGCCGTGGTGGATGCATCGAGCAAGGACGCCGCCGTTCGCGGAGTCCGTCGCCTCTACGAGCGCCTCTCCAACGAAAAACGGGTGAACGCAACCGCGCTGCAGACCGTCGGCGTCAAAGGCTACGACGGCTTCGTGCTCGCAGTCGTCGAGTAG
- a CDS encoding NUDIX domain-containing protein produces the protein MIRHAHVLEIVDLYAERFPERAAGLEPLRALIAEGGEVTSRHEFRGHVTCGAVVRDAEGRVLLVHHRALDRWLMPGGHLEAVDRTLLGAAARELAEEVGFPPEALRVPLVWHEVPVHIDRHGIPANPKKGEPAHEHWDFRYLFEVADTAITLQAEEVLDAAWRAPAEHSQQLVDILEAAKAP, from the coding sequence ATGATCCGCCACGCCCACGTGCTCGAAATCGTCGATCTCTACGCCGAGCGATTCCCCGAGCGTGCCGCCGGTCTCGAGCCTTTGCGCGCGCTCATCGCGGAAGGCGGCGAGGTCACGTCACGCCACGAGTTTCGCGGGCATGTGACCTGTGGTGCGGTGGTGCGCGATGCCGAGGGGCGCGTGCTCTTGGTGCACCATCGCGCGCTCGATCGATGGCTCATGCCCGGCGGGCACCTGGAGGCGGTCGACCGCACCTTGCTTGGGGCCGCGGCGCGCGAGCTGGCGGAGGAGGTCGGCTTCCCGCCCGAGGCGCTGCGGGTACCGCTCGTGTGGCACGAGGTGCCGGTTCACATCGACCGTCACGGGATACCGGCCAACCCGAAGAAGGGCGAGCCGGCCCACGAGCACTGGGATTTTCGCTACCTCTTCGAGGTCGCGGACACGGCCATCACCTTGCAGGCCGAGGAGGTGCTCGATGCCGCGTGGCGCGCACCGGCGGAGCATTCGCAGCAGCTGGTCGACATTCTCGAGGCAGCCAAGGCACCTTAG
- a CDS encoding MBL fold metallo-hydrolase, protein MTKHERITVDSDITPQFTACYLRIAGDECAFIEAHTAHALPKLLAALRTQGKKPEDVRWILVTHAHLDHAAGASALVAACPNAILLAHPRAARHLIDPEKLVQSATAVYGEERFRQLYGEIAPIPKERVRTLEDGESVPLGDATLTVFHTSGHANHHFIVDDPRLETVYTGDTFGVIYPALQKHGLFAIPSTSPTNFDAAAAKASIERVLSLGERYVCPTHFGPFENPPAIAPQLLRFVERAGAWVEEASRGDESLEQMTARLARAWENAIAEEAPAFGEAEKKHLALDVELNAQGLAFVANAQRAKRLAKT, encoded by the coding sequence ATGACGAAGCACGAGCGCATCACCGTCGACAGCGACATCACGCCTCAGTTCACCGCCTGTTACCTCCGCATTGCCGGCGACGAGTGCGCTTTCATCGAGGCGCACACGGCGCACGCGCTCCCAAAACTGCTCGCAGCGCTGCGCACCCAGGGAAAAAAGCCCGAGGATGTGCGCTGGATCCTGGTCACGCACGCCCACCTCGATCACGCCGCCGGTGCCAGTGCACTCGTGGCGGCGTGTCCAAATGCCATCTTGCTCGCGCACCCGCGGGCGGCGCGGCACCTCATCGACCCGGAAAAGCTCGTACAGAGCGCCACCGCGGTCTACGGCGAAGAACGCTTTCGCCAGCTCTATGGAGAGATCGCTCCGATTCCCAAGGAGCGGGTCCGCACCCTCGAGGACGGTGAGAGCGTGCCACTCGGCGACGCCACCTTGACCGTGTTTCACACCTCGGGGCACGCGAATCACCACTTCATCGTCGACGATCCGCGGCTCGAGACCGTCTACACCGGCGACACCTTCGGGGTCATCTACCCTGCCCTGCAGAAGCACGGCCTGTTCGCCATCCCCTCCACCAGCCCCACGAACTTCGACGCCGCGGCCGCGAAAGCCAGCATCGAGCGCGTCCTCTCGCTCGGAGAGCGCTACGTCTGCCCGACGCACTTCGGCCCGTTCGAAAACCCGCCCGCCATCGCCCCGCAGCTCCTTCGCTTCGTGGAGCGCGCGGGGGCTTGGGTCGAAGAGGCATCACGCGGCGACGAGTCGCTCGAACAGATGACCGCCCGGCTCGCGCGGGCCTGGGAGAACGCCATTGCCGAGGAGGCCCCCGCCTTTGGCGAGGCGGAAAAGAAGCATTTGGCCCTCGATGTGGAGCTGAATGCCCAAGGGCTCGCTTTCGTTGCAAATGCCCAGCGCGCCAAGCGGCTTGCCAAAACGTGA
- a CDS encoding macrolide 2'-phosphotransferase, with product MIDSVQALLDAAGQHGLELTADHDDFDKTGLDFLVVHAKDASGTCWVVRTPRRPELLETARIEARALELLAPKLPVAIPEWRIHADDVIAYPRLPGTPAVTLDGSGAPQWHLDPTAPSELFLDSFAGALAALQSVEEASAREAGIPTKPIEAARIALARSMDETRAALAPSDAIWSRWHRWLENDGLWPDYLTLVHGDLHPGHMLLDAEGRLSGILDWTEACVTDPCIDFAMFFGCFGRRPLERLVERFAMWGGRTWPGLVAHAAERWASFPALVAEWALRTDNEAILEHARAHLASVTQNLENLQNQQDLQGQADFADEMPNEPLPID from the coding sequence ATGATCGATTCGGTTCAAGCCCTCCTCGATGCCGCCGGCCAACATGGTCTCGAGCTCACGGCGGATCACGACGATTTCGACAAGACCGGGCTCGATTTCCTGGTGGTGCACGCCAAGGACGCATCGGGCACGTGCTGGGTCGTGCGCACGCCCCGCCGCCCGGAGCTCCTCGAGACCGCCCGCATCGAAGCGCGCGCGCTCGAGCTCCTCGCGCCCAAGCTGCCGGTGGCCATTCCCGAATGGCGAATCCACGCCGACGACGTGATCGCGTATCCGCGGCTTCCCGGCACCCCGGCGGTCACGCTCGATGGATCCGGTGCGCCACAATGGCATCTGGATCCAACGGCCCCATCGGAGTTGTTCCTCGATTCGTTCGCCGGCGCACTCGCCGCGCTGCAAAGTGTCGAGGAGGCCTCCGCCCGAGAGGCCGGCATTCCGACCAAGCCCATCGAGGCTGCCCGCATCGCCCTCGCCCGATCCATGGATGAAACGCGGGCCGCTCTCGCACCGAGCGATGCCATTTGGTCACGCTGGCATCGCTGGCTCGAGAACGATGGCTTATGGCCGGATTACTTGACCTTGGTTCATGGCGATCTCCATCCGGGTCACATGCTGCTGGACGCGGAAGGACGGCTTTCGGGTATCCTGGATTGGACCGAGGCGTGCGTCACCGATCCCTGCATCGACTTTGCGATGTTCTTCGGCTGCTTCGGACGCAGGCCCCTCGAACGGCTCGTCGAACGATTTGCGATGTGGGGTGGGAGAACGTGGCCTGGGCTCGTAGCCCACGCCGCAGAGCGTTGGGCATCGTTTCCTGCATTGGTGGCGGAGTGGGCATTACGAACCGACAACGAAGCCATCTTGGAGCACGCCCGAGCGCACCTCGCATCGGTGACGCAAAATCTGGAAAACCTGCAGAACCAGCAAGACCTGCAAGGCCAGGCCGACTTCGCAGACGAGATGCCAAACGAACCTTTGCCAATCGACTGA
- a CDS encoding SAM-dependent methyltransferase, with protein MSGNKTNFVPSESSANELSFIETTALIVAYHRSLEHARPDRLFDDPFAGAFVAAAQAEGMASDTMPAAPTDYFAVRTRFFDEYLLKACRAGCRQIVTLAAGLDARAFRLQLPREVRLFEVELATMLRFKESVLSTLRARRDCDRVLVPADLRDNWPAALVEAGFDTASPTAWLVEGLLFYLTNDDGDRLLERVTQLSAPGSWLGVEHVNRATLDAMGAVLSRLAQGGAPWQSFIENPDAWMARLGWVSRVSPHDELALRYGRSLQIGPFPQGEPPKAWLIEATRA; from the coding sequence ATGTCGGGCAATAAAACGAATTTCGTACCTTCCGAATCTAGTGCGAATGAGCTGTCCTTCATCGAAACGACCGCCCTGATCGTCGCGTACCACCGCTCTTTGGAGCATGCGCGACCCGATCGCCTCTTCGATGATCCGTTCGCGGGGGCCTTCGTGGCAGCTGCGCAGGCCGAGGGCATGGCCAGCGACACGATGCCGGCGGCCCCCACGGATTACTTCGCCGTGCGCACGCGGTTCTTCGATGAGTACCTATTGAAGGCGTGCCGTGCGGGCTGCCGGCAGATCGTGACCCTGGCGGCGGGCCTCGATGCGCGGGCGTTTCGCCTGCAGCTACCGCGGGAGGTGCGTCTTTTCGAGGTGGAGCTGGCCACCATGCTGCGCTTCAAGGAGAGCGTGCTCTCGACGCTGCGGGCACGTCGCGACTGCGATCGCGTCCTCGTTCCGGCGGATCTGCGCGACAACTGGCCCGCGGCCCTGGTCGAGGCGGGCTTCGATACCGCGTCACCCACGGCGTGGCTGGTCGAGGGGCTCCTCTTCTACCTGACCAACGACGATGGCGATCGCTTGCTCGAACGCGTCACGCAGCTATCGGCACCGGGCAGTTGGCTCGGCGTGGAACACGTCAACCGAGCGACCCTCGATGCGATGGGGGCCGTTCTTTCGCGGCTCGCACAGGGCGGCGCCCCATGGCAGTCGTTCATCGAGAACCCCGATGCGTGGATGGCACGACTGGGGTGGGTCTCCCGCGTCTCCCCGCACGACGAACTCGCGCTTCGTTACGGGCGTTCTCTGCAAATCGGCCCCTTTCCGCAGGGCGAGCCGCCGAAGGCGTGGCTCATCGAAGCAACGCGGGCCTAA